TCCTCATTCATAGCATTAACCCAATTTTCATCTTTTACAGCTTCAGAATAAGTATTAGGTTCAATACTTTTATTCAGATTGGAAACAAAACAATAGTTGTCAGAATTTAGCAAAGAGTAATTTACAACTCTGTTAATCCCATACTTAACTTTATCATCAAGCACATAATCATTAAATCTTTTAGGAAGCATTGTTGTTCTATCAGACCTTCTAACAGTTGAAGTCTCACCCACTTGAGTATGATTTAGATTTTGATTTGTGCCCTCAGGGATATCACTAGTGTCATCAGGTGTTGCACTTTGATCACTCTCAGTTCCAATACTTGAAGTATTATCATGAGAATTATCTGTGCCATCACTTACTTCAGTgtctctcccttcatcattgggacttttAGAGTCTTGATTTTTAAAAACAACATCTTTTTCAGAATAAAGATCAAAAAAATTTAAGTGAGTTACATCAGAAAGCTGATCAGTAGTTTTAGAAGCATTATCTTTTTTAAATGGAAAAACTGTTTCATAAAATTTCACATCCCTTGAAAACATGACTAATTTTGTATCAAGATTATAAAGTTTATAACCTTTTTTAACAGAAGAATATCTAATCATAACACATTTTTCAACTCTACTACTAAACTTATCATGAATGTTTAAAACAGTAGCATAACACAAACAACCAAAAACTCTAATGTGAGAGTGAGACTAGGCTTATAGCCAAAAACACACTCAAATGGGGACTTTCCAGCTAGAACAATAGTTGGCAACCTATTAATCAAATACACAGCAGTCAATACACATTCAGACCAAAAAGTAAGAGGTAACCCCCCTTGAAACATAAGACTTCTTGCAACATTTAAAAGATGTCTATGTTTCCTTTCTACAATcccattttgttgtggtgtataaGAACAAGATGTTTGATGAAAAATTCCTTTTGAATCACAGAAACTTTGAACATTTGAATTGCAAAACTCAGTTCCATTATTAGACCTTATGATCTTAATTGAAACATTAAACCGATTTTTAAGTAAATTATAAAACTGCACAAGATTATCAAATACTTGATCTTtagattttaaaagataaactcaaaCAGCTCTTGGAAAATCATCAACAATAGTGAGGAAAAATTTAAAACCTTCTCTACTTTGAACTTTATAGGGGCCCTACAAGTCAAGATGAATTAATTCTCCTATTGATTTTGATTTACGTTCACTCAAGGGAAAGGGTTCCCTTGTTTGTTTAGCTTTATGACAAATATCACaaggattattattaatagtttCTCTTATATTAAGATTTGATTTCAAAACTTCTAAAACTTGACTTGCAGGGTGACCCAATCTGTGATGCCATAATCTTAATGACACAGCATTTGAAACAACATTTGAATTTTTAACAATATATTCACCTTTTTTAAAACAAATATAGACCATTGATTTCATCACCAATCCCCAATGTCTTGTTTCCCTTCAAATCCTGAAGATAACATCTATCTTTATCAAAACCCACAAATATATCACTGTCTTTTGTAAGTCTGTTAACAGACAGTAGATTGACACAATATTCAGGAACCAGTAACACATTATTAAGAACAATTGAATTATTAAGTTGATATTTTCCAACTTTTTGAATTTTGGCCTTTGTACCATTGGGATGACCAACAGTAATATTAAATTTTGAAACATCAACTTTTTCAATTAAGTTATGTTCAAAGCAAACCATATGTTGATTTGCACCAGAGTCAACAATCCAGTTATTAATATGTGTTAAAGGTTTATTTATTAGATTTGAACAAAAGAACTTAGTAATATTCTCATTAAAGTAGGTATTGAAGTAATAAAACCCACCAGCCATAGCAGTGTTTACTTCATTTGCAGGTTCTTTGTCATTACTAATTAAgctcataatcttttgaatttgttcTTCAGAAAAAGGAAAACTGTAGCTTTCACTGTTACTAACACACTTATTTGAAACAGAATTGTTAGTGTTAGCAACAAACTTCGGAGCAAATTGGTTAAAAGGCTTTCTCTTATACCAAGGAGGGTATCCTATGATTTCAAAACATCTCTCAATGGTATGCCCCATCATACCACATTTTGTACAATGAAAATTAGTGTTAGGACCTCTTGGTCCTTTTTTAAAACCAGAATTATTATTTGTCTTAGCCATAAAAGTTGAAGATTGAActgaattattgttattattggcctTAGCCATGAAATTTGAGGTTTGAACAACTTTTGACACATCATTGGTAACAATTCCTCTATGAGATTCTTCCCTAGATAAGATTGCATAAGCAGTCTTAAAATTAGGAAGAGGATCTCTTGTCAGAATGTTACTTCTAATTGGTTGATACACATCATTTAGACCCATTAGAAATTGCATTAGTTTCATTAATTGATTATGATCTTGAAACTCTTAATTTGCTTTACATGTACATGTTGGTAGTTTGATGAGGGCATCAAACTGTTTCCATAAACAATTTAACTTGTGATAATATTCAGACAAACTACTTTATCCTTGAGTAAGTGAATTGATTTTATGATGAAGATTAAATGTAATAGAGCCATCTATCTTATCATATGTTTCCTTTAACTCTTGCCACACAACAGCTGCATTATCAGAAAAGATTTGTCCTAAATATAACTCATCAGAAACAGAAGTTAAAATCCATGTTAAAACTACAACATTGCACCTATCCCATTGTTGAGCAAGAACATCATCTTCCTCATATGTAGCTCTTTCACAAGTTCCATCAACAAAAccttttttatttttagtatttaaagCCAAAATCAAAGCTCTACTCCAAACATTATAATTTTCTGTAACTTTAAGTTTAATTGAAATCAATGAAGTACCAGAAGTATCACTGGCATGAAGATAAAGTGGATCTCCAAAATCAAGTTTATTTATCAAAGTTACAGAATCATCTGTATCagccattttaaaaaaaaaaaaaaattgataaaacTTGTGAGACTTATAACAAAAAACAAATACAAAGTAGATATGCAAAGAATACACAAATATGCAGAACCAAATAAGCAGATAAGCAAGCAGATATACAAATATGCAGAACAATCAATAAACAAATAAGTAGATATGCAGAACAAATAAGCAAATATGCAAAGAAATATCTAAAAGAATACCAGTGCTTGATCAGGTTTCCATTGATTTCAAGAATCAAGGTCAAGAGTTGGGCACTGGATTCTTATACTACACAAATCAGATATGAAAAAAATGCAGAAAAACAAAATAAACACAATTATAAAGAAAGAGAGGTCTTGGCTATGGTCCAAGTGTGAACACAGAGGGCAGTTTATTCTTCTTAAGCAAGAAGAACTCTCTGGTCAGGTACTTGCCACAACACAAGTAGGTTTAGATTATACCAACATAATCCACACTCCAGATATCAAGAGCCACCAACAGAAACTAGCGGAAGCACGAACAAGATCCAATAACACCAGATCTTAACAAACTGAagcaaaaccctaaccctaatttcctTGAATTAGAAAACTAAAGTAAAACACCAGATCTTATTGATCGAAGATCTTAAATCACCCACAGTCTTTGTCGAACCCAATAGAACACCAATCAACCAGAAGATTGAATCGAAACCCTAGAACAATCGAAATACGAAGAACGGCTCAATAACACCAGATCAAAGacgcctacgctctgataccatgaagAAATTTATTCAACAACAATCAGATCAAAGTAATTTGAACAACACCAACAAATCATCAAAAATACTTCATTAAACTGAAGAATAAAAGTGACCGGGCAAAGCCCAATCAAATACAGAAAAATAAGAACACTTGCTTCCAATTACACAGAAAATCACTCAATGAATTATCACCAACAGATGATAATCATTCACACACCAAATACGACAAACCCTAGATGATAGTTGGGTGCCAGAGAATAAAAAGAAAAGATAAAAACCCCTAAATGACTACTGTTACAATATATAGAGAAAACTTTGGCTTAATGTTATATTTGGTCCCTCACAAATAAAACACTCAAACTTCTGCCACACTTCTTCATGTATTTACCTGCAAACACATCAAATACAAAACAAGCACAAATAATATTCCAAGTTAGATTGAAATTTATATCTTACTTTTTGAACAAGTTATGTAGAAAAGTAATACaaatcttaaaaattaaaaataaagaaaaatactATATGGTTGTAAGTTGTTTAACATGAATTTTGCAAGCCATAAAACTACTTAAAAAAAGAAAGAATTAGATTACATAAATTATGAATGAGAAGTGTTATATTTTGGACGAATGCtcgaaaaattaattaattaattaatatatatattctacTAATTCATAGGGTTTCTGTGCGATCTTCATCATTCAGCAACTTTATTCAACTGATTCGTTTCTATTCTACTCGTTAATGCTTATCTTTTCTATTCTGGCTATTATCTCTAATGGGGAAAAACTCTGGAGGATCTCTGATATGACTAAAAcgaacggttttatttgtgcggtgtcgtcaggttgcaaaacgtcagaatcagttaccaaGTGAGAgcagtggttttattatttgtatttagctgggtttcctagctatagttcacctacttgtcttccttttaacgagtaagtggtaaatataactcaggttcatatttttgtatgtttgctcagtaacgtgggacaaaagtgcctataaagttaaccctagtgacaagtggtaATAGATTAAAATTAACTAAGGTAATATAAGCTAAAGAGAATAGaaagggataggtatgaagaatagaatcctgatggggaactatcataagagtttaatttcctaaaataaatactaaacctcaatcaacttggctatgaacctaattgatttgtcactaagagtttagcctttgaagattctggctaagacggatatccctactcccaacattaACCATAGAagatttaaacgaccttatggaaagaatcctaggtacatgaataaagtggtatatccctaaaggaaagtctcagcttttttcTTAATCCAAGTCGGTCTAACTAcagtaatattccaccacttaatactaagctatgccttaacattaacagatgtgcaatcatagatattctaaggtactgctaattggattagaggtctctcctttgcgatcacttactgaacccgggatcatcttacaacatctcaagaacattacttttgacgcgaatcatgcttttgagcaacccagtgttcactgaactctatattgcctactctaatcaaaaCCTAAATGAGCATTTCTTCTTTGATGAATAAatgattattcgtacgtaggtactatatccctattgtgacgttaagcacacataactacttacctcgtaTTCTATGGTTGATCAAGTCctgatactaggttatagccatgtgaataagcggaaagggtgatccgtaaattagacttctaaaccgtcaaggtttcagcataacaatagcataagtttcagataaagtattcaacacataataaacatttgcaacggatagataagcatgcaagatgaaagcaacttaaagtaacaagataactttattaagttaggaaagcgttcaccgtttacagacgagatctggaccattaaaagtgctgacatcctctagaccgctcctattactatcttcggcgttcgcctccgggtacttaatttctcgctcgaaggtgagaaggccttgaaagctctagtgagagaaagtatattgtagtgagagagtgaagagatgtgtattgaaaatggatgacaaaaagcctttaaatagaagtgaaaaatgccTGCAAACGGCTGTCAGGCCGTTTGCAAGGCCCGTTTGGCAAGTCAGCCCATTTTTTATGGCCGTTTGTCTGGGCCATCTGGCAGGCCATTTTTCATAGTGGCAGGATATTTGGTAAGCCGTTTGGCCtgcttgtttcctggatcgtaacttgatttcttgtctttcaccgttttcgctctagaatcttcgttttagctccaattctcttgattctttttgcatcgtctttgtaattacttaatctacaaatttaactgaaaaagcaattatttttctgacaaagtttggaactttatgctttttgggactcaatatcggggataaaaacgtgactttttagccgatatcaaatatctcacacttagactttgctcgtcctcaagcaaactttcgagcTTTTAGCACCGAAGatttttattcgtagtgatcaagtaaTCTTTGTTTCGCAAGACGTAGGAGCGAAAACTTGGTTTTACTCTTTTGTTATTCCCGAGcccttttccgcaagcatgagaagaggttacataactgaggctatctcactcaggtcactcaattcactaaagtgttttaggtgtcctatagttctaagaaatgaaatcgctaAAAGCCAGTCATGTATGCATTCTTCGTCAttagcttgatcaagactcaaatctccatcacttatttgagagaattttcagttatagaCTCAGCTTATATCGTGAAGAGATGGTGACTTTGGAGGTTAAAGGGTGTAAAGGGTTGGATAGATAGGAATTCTTTTTAGGATCGATTTTTAataatcctttcagctttttgtcggGAGTTTCAGattgagcatccttcttttttactgccaggagttcttttctcgaatctttttgggttcgctccttttctcagaacctttattcaaattattattatttttttattttttatttttggcaATCATCTTTTACTTttttcttcgaggtctccttttattggAGGTCTCTTTGATAATtgacttggatgctcgcatttttctaatgcggttttataGGAAATTTTCCGAAAGTATGATTTCGacgggatttatttatttatttatg
This window of the Rutidosis leptorrhynchoides isolate AG116_Rl617_1_P2 chromosome 7, CSIRO_AGI_Rlap_v1, whole genome shotgun sequence genome carries:
- the LOC139859259 gene encoding uncharacterized protein, which encodes MGLNDVYQPIRSNILTRDPLPNFKTAYAILSREESHRGIVTNDVSKVVQTSNFMAKANNNNNSVQSSTFMAKTNNNSGFKKGPRGPNTNFHCTKCGMMGHTIERCFEIIGYPPWYKRKPFNQFAPKFVANTNNSVSNKCVSNSESYSFPFSEEQIQKIMSLISNDKEPANEVNTAMAGGFYYFNTYFNENITKFFCSNLINKPLTHINNWIVDSGANQHMVCFEHNLIEKVDVSKFNITVGHPNGTKAKIQKVGKYQLNNSIVLNNVLLVPEYCVNLLSVNRLTKDSDIFVGFDKDRCYLQDLKGNKTLGIGDEINDQVFDNLVQFYNLLKNRFNVSIKIIRSNNGTEFCNSNVQSFCDSKGIFHQTSCSYTPQQNGIVERKHRHLLNVARSLMFQGGLPLTFWSECVLTAVYLINRLPTIVLAGKSPFECVFGYKPSLTLTLEFLVVCVMLLF
- the LOC139859260 gene encoding uncharacterized protein, whose amino-acid sequence is MADTDDSVTLINKLDFGDPLYLHASDTSGTSLISIKLKVTENYNVWSRALILALNTKNKKGFVDGTCERATYEEDDVLAQQWDRCNVVVLTWILTSVSDELYLGQIFSDNAAVVWQELKETYDKIDGSITFNLHHKINSLTQG